A region of the Thioploca ingrica genome:
CGTTCACCATTTCAATCTGCTGGCTAAATTACATGAAACCGCTTTAGCCCCGGAAGACTTTATTCCCGAAGAACAAAGCGATTTGCGGGGTACTGCGGATGCTAAATATGCCGTGCATAACTATGAAGATCGCGCAGCTCATGAAGTGATTTCATATGACGACCTCTTTTTAGCTCATTTTCCCTACACCGCCCGCAATCTCCGCGAAGACATCCCAGTTGCTGCGGAAGAGGTATTAGGACACTTTGGCGAACGCATGAAAGGGTTAAGCACTGACCAAGCTCAAACTGAAGCCAAGCGTTGTATGAGTTGTGGTTTGTGTTTTGAGTGTGATAACTGTGTGATGTTCTGTCCCCAAGAAGCCGTAAAACGGACTCCGAAGAAAGAAGCCACCACGGGACGGTATGTTTATACCGACTACAGTCGCTGCATTGGTTGCCATATTTGTGCCGATGTCTGTCCCACCGGTTACATTAACATGGGTCTGGGTGAATAAGTCAGCTAACGAGCGAGTGGCTTATTTCTTAGTAAAATTACCGCTAGTCGACTCATCAGTCATCAGCTGCTGAGCCGATGAAATCAAAACAATGATTATTTAAACAGTTTTTCCCAACTAAAAAATGAGAAAAGCGCCGGGCGAACCGCTGGAAGCTTGAACCCCTGGGTTCGCCCTTACGCACGGAAAATGCGGAATATGAAAATACGTTATTTACTGAACACATTGGGTCAGCTTGGTATTGGTGTTCTATTCAGCTTGATGGTACAGGCGGATGAGCCGGCTACGAGTGAACGTGTTCCGATACCTAACCCCCCCAAAGCCAAACAACATTTTTCAGCAGAACAAGCTTGTGTTGAGCCCCTTGAAATTATTCGTCGCAATCATGGTCAATTTCTTAAACATCAACGTGATCAAACCATGCATAACGGTGTGCGAACTCAACAACATAGCTTAGTGGAGTGCATCAATTGTCACGTGACACCCGATGACAAGGGCAATTACCCTAATATCCATGAAGGAACTCAACACTTTTGTCGTAGTTGTCATGCCTACGCAGCAGTAACCATTGATTGTTTCCAATGCCATGCCAGTAAACCGGAGCAAGCGACTGCTTCTCAATAAACCAGTCCTACCCGTGCTGGTTAATCGTTTTAAAGCCATTCTGAGAATTCTGCCATTCGGAGAATTCTGATCCGAATAGAGAGATAAACATATGAACGAGGAAACTACCACTCCTAATCGTCGTGATTTTCTGAAAAATGCGGCTGCGCTTGCGGGTATAACCGTAGCGCCCGGTATTTTATTATACAGCGTTTCTCAAGCAAAACCGGCTGACCAATCGGTCACCTCGGAACAACGCTGGGGAATGCTCATTGATGTCACTCAATGTACCAGTGGTTGTGATGAATGTGTCAAAGCGTGTACAGTTGAACATGGTCTTACCGAAGCAACTCGTCCAGAAATCGCTGCACACTGGATACGCAAAGTCGGTTTACGTGATAAACAAACCGGTCAAGAATATTCTCTACCGGTATTATGTCAGCATTGCGAACATCCACCCTGTGCGGATGTCTGTCCTACCGGCGCTTCATTCAAACGAGCTGATGGGATTGTGTTAGTGGACAAACATATCTGTATTGGTTGCCGCTATTGTATGATGGCGTGTCCCTACAAAGCGCGTTCCTTTATTCACGAAACCTTAGAAAATCAAAAACCGTATTCACCACGCGGTAAAGGCACCGTAGAAAGCTGTAATTTCTGTGTCCATCGCGTTGATAAGGGTAAAAATCCGGCTTGTGTAGAAGCTTGTCAACAGGCAGGGCATGAAGCGATGATCTTTGGTGATCTCAATGATCCCTATAGTAAAATCTCCGAAAAATTGAAAATAGTTAAAAGTACGGCTTTACGAGCCGATATGCGCCTCAATCCAGGAGTACGTTATCAAGGACTTTAATTTATGAAAAACATGGTTTATCGAGAACTGGAGGGTAATAGTCCGGGCTATTACGGATTATTAGGAATATCCGCTATCTTGGTAGCATTAGGCTTATTCGCAGCCTATAACATGGAACATCATGGACATGTCATCACGGGAATGACCAATCAAATCGTTTGGGGAATGCCGCATATTTTTGCGATTTTTCTTATCTTAGCTGCTTCTGGCGTATTAAATGTGGCTTCCATCGGTTCGGTTTTTCGCAAAACTTTTTATAGTCCACTCGGGCGATTGTCGGCATTGCTTGCTATCACTTTGTTAATCGGTGGTTTATCTATTTTAGTCTTAGATTTAGGACACCCGGATCGCTTACTGGTAGCGATGACGACTTATAATTTCAAATCCATTTTTGCTTGGAATATTTATTTATACAATGGATTTTTAGTGATTGTCGCTGTTTATCTCTGGTTTATGATGGAGCGGCGAATGCAACGTTATTATCCCGTTGCCGGATTAGTCGCTTTTATTTGGCGCTTAATTCTCACTACCGGTACTGGCTCCATTTTTGGCTTTTTAGTGGCACGGGAAGCATACAACGCCGCTATCATGGCACCTTTGTTTATTGCGTTATCCTTATCCCTCGGATTAGCCGCTTTCATCTTGATATTACTTACTGACTGTACTGAAACTCATTGTCCATTGGGAGAAGGCATCCTTCACCGTCCTAAAAGTTTATTAGGTGTATTTGTGGCTGCCGCATTCTATTTCGTGTTAGCTTATCATTTTACTAATCTTTATATTACCGAACGTCATGGAATTGAATACTTTATTTTAGTTGGTGGTGGTATTTATACTTTCCTCTTTTGGGGCGGTTATTTGCTTATAGGTACTTTATTACCTTTAATATTGATTTATCATCCCCAATTAAACCAAAGTCGGAAAAATATTACCCTGGCGGCTGTGTTAGTCCTCATCGGTGGATTTTCCCTGTTGTATGTCATTATTATTGGAGGGCAAGCCTATCCACTCGATATTTTTCCCGGGATGGAGGTGACTGCTTCGGGTTTTTTTGATAACAGTCCGGTTCATTCCTATGTACCCAGCCATTGGGAAATTATGCTCGGTATCGGTGGCATAGCCATTTCCGTCTTGTTAACTACCCTTGCCTTAAAAATTCTACCTTTCTTACCGGCGAGTTTAGCGGATGCCGATCTCGATCCGCAGCTGTTAGATTAATCGTAAAATTTCGATTTTGGACGATGGGCTATTCCGATCCAAAATCGAACCCCAGAGGAAACACTATTTATGTTAACAACCACTTACTACCAAGAACATCCCTTTGCTCAATATGTACGCATTTTAGGTAAAGGTAAAAACGGCTCTCGGCCATTAACACAAGCAGAAGCGTTTGCGGCTATGCGCATGGTTATGGCTAATGAAGTCGAGCCGGTGCAATTAGGTGCCTTTATGATGTTAATGCGTGTTAAGGAAGAAACGCGGGAGGAATTAGCCGGCTTCATCCAAGCAGCACGTGATTCCTTCAAACTCCCCACCGGGTTGGCAGAAGTTGATTTAGATTGGTCTTCGTATGCCGGTAAACGTCGCCATTTACCTTGGTTCCTGCTCTCAACCCTCTTATTAGCAGCTAATGGCATTCGAGTTTTCATGCACGGTACCCGCGGACACACCAATGGACGCATTTACACCCAAGATGTGTTGCATTACCTCGGTATCCAATTCGCGAGATCGGTTGAAGAAGCGGCAGAGCAAATTAAACAAACTCATTTCAGCTATTTACCTTTAGAATTCCTTTGTCCTAAATTGCATGAAATCATTGAATTAAGACCTTTAATGGGGTTACGTTCACCCGTACATACTCTCGCTAGAATGCTTAATCCTTTTGATGCTCCCTATGTCATGCAAGGTATCTTTCATCCCGGTTACCGACCAGTTCATCAAGAAGCCGCTGTATTACTTAATCAACCTCATCTGGCTGCGATCAAAGGTGAAGGCGGTGAAATTGAACGCGATCCCGATTTAGAATGTTTAGTCCAAAGTGTCCATAACGGCGAACTGAACGACGAAGTGTGGCCACCTTTGTTTGCCAAACGGCATGTAAAAGAAGAAATTCTCGATCCACAACGATTACCGGCTTTGTGGCGAGGTGAAATTGAAGACGAATATGCGCAAGGTGCCATCATCGGTACTACAGCCGTTGCCCTAAAACTCATGGGAAAAGCCAGCAGTATTGACGAAGCGCAGGAGATAGCTAGAACCATGTGGGAAAATCGGCCCAAAGCCCAATATGGTCTGGCTACTGCTTTAGCCTCCTAAATCAATTAAAAGGAATTGCAAAATGAATCCCGCTGATAACACTGTTCAAGAATTAACCCAATCTCTGAGCCAATCTGAGCAAACTATTCAACAACTCACTGAAATTCTTTCCAAAAGTGAGAAACGCTCCCAATTGTTAGAAAGGACTTTTCGTTGGTTAGCGATACTCTTTATCTGTCTCACCATGACGGTTTTTTATATTGGTTTTGACTGGATCAATCACGCCCAAGCAACGGCTGATGTTAAAGCAACGACTGCTCAAGCAGCAACGCCGAAAACCACACCTAAACCAGGAACGCCTAAACCAGAAGAACAAAGTTGCCGGCAAGCCATGCAACTCATGATGGTAAAACAAGCACAAGATCTCATGCTCACCAGCCTAACGCTCAATAAAGAAATCCAGCAGCTACCGCAAAGTCCTGAAAAAGATCAGATGGTGGAGATGAGCAAGCAGTTGGGGAGTAAATTGAACAACATCTTCCCCAATATGAATAATGTATTCAACGATAACTCCCGTATATTTTGTCAAATATTTTTGCGAGTAGACAACCTAACGAGGAAATTGGGTAAATTTCAAGTAGATTGGCCGGTGGTTAGACTGATATTGTTAAAGCGGCTTGATAAAATAGTAACAGACCAAGAAAAACAAAAAGACCAAAGAAACCAAAACCCTCTTTTTCAGGAAGCCCTTGAAATATTAACCTCTCTCAGAAATAAACATGCGATTATCGAAGATAAAGATAGTCATCAGCTCAAAGCATTCAAGCAAGAAAATACAGCAGATGTAGATAATGCCTTAGTAGCTAATTTAATGTTGGGGATTGTTAAAGGCTTAGGTAGTTTGGATGAAGTCCTAAAAGCCTTGAGATCTGTACCAGAAATGAACACCAACATGGAATATATGAACACCAACATGATAGATATGAATGCCCATATGTATTACATGATGAGAAATATGGGAGTCATGACTAGTGACATGGATTCAACGCTGGGTCGTGCCGGTAGAAACATGCCGTGGATGCCTTGGTAGTTAGTTCGGTGAGTTAAAACATAGCGCGTAGTTGGTCACATCGTTTAGTTTAAACTACGCGCTGGTTTTTTATTTCAGGGTAAATAGATAGATAACCCGCCCGAAAGCAACGGTAAAATTCAAGATTCTCACTTAAGAATTTCTATTTCTTAATAGTTAAGGTAAAATTTAACCTTCTCCCCACAAATAAGGATATAAACATGTCTAATGATTACTCCATTATTATCGAAAATCAAGCTAAGATCATGGCTAACCAAGCCAAACTAGAAGAATTGCTGACTAGACAAGCTAATATTCTTCAAAATCAAGAAACTATTCAGGAGAAGGTGACTGCTAACCAGAAAAAATTAGATGATATTCTTGCTAATCAGAACGTGATCATTAAAAATCAGCAGACCCTTCTTAGTAATCAAGCCAAGTAAAATAAAACTGATTCAGACACGCTGGTCTGCCCCTACCAATGATATGTATTTTGGAGCGGTAGGGGCGAACCGATGTGTTCGCCCTAGCTTAACTTAATGGCATTGGGGGCTAGGGTGAATCTAATATACAGAAAATCATTTCCTTCCAATAAATTATTATCATTTGATCTTGCCAGTCCATCGGTTTTGTTTCCTCAATTGAGATTAAGTAGGTTGCCTTTCTCATTTTAGGTGGCTGCCAAATGGATTAGCTACCCATTTTTAGCTCTTAATTCGCATTTAATTGCCACTATACTGCCCCGTACCCTCAAAATGAACTTTTCTTAGGCAAGGAAAGGTGATAAATTTTCGCCATAAAATTTTCACCTGGTTAAAAGCCATGGAAGGAAAGCATCCCCTTTTTCTTCACCAAGCGATGCTACAAATCTCCATGATTTCAATTTTGCTCCGCCGGTTGGCATAGCCTGCGGGTTTACCAACAGCTTCTAAATGCTTGGCGCGATTTTCCCGCCTTGCGCAAACAATTAGGCGCATTGGTGCAAACCCAATTCGCTGTAGAATTTCAAATGCCGCAGGGTGTAGGAAGTTTATCGGCATGGTGGTGAATTTACACGGGATTGACGACTGTTTTTGGTGGTAAATGGTAATATGATTTCCATTTTCGCTTCACTCACAAATGACATAATATGAACATAAAACAATTTCTCATGGTGTATTTACCTTTAAGCCTTGCGCTATCCCCATTCGCGCAAGCCGAGCCATCCGCGCCAAAAGCCGCCTTAACGGTCACAGTGACTAAGCCCGTGAAAGCCACTTGGCACACCAGCGTATTAGCAATGGGAACGCTGAATGCCTGGCAGGAAGCGGTGATTGCCGCTGAAGTCAGTGGTCAGCGCATTGCGCAGGTGTTGGTGGATGTCGGCGATACGGTGAAACAAGGGCAAGAATTGGCGTTATTGGCGCAAGAATCGGTGCAAGCAGATCTGGCGCAAGCACAAGCGCGGGTTACGCAGGCTGAAGCGAGCTTGGTAGAAGCCCGCGCCAATGCAGGTCGGGCGCGTAACTTAAAAGCCGATGGCGCCTTAGCCGCGCAGCAAGTGGATCAATATTTGACGGGCGAGGCCACAGCAAAAGCCAATTTAGCCGTGCAGCAAGCCGCCTTGCAAATCCAGCAGATTCGCCTAAAGCAAACCCGCATTGTGGCAGTAGATGACGGGGTGATTATCTCGCGCAGCGCCATGCTGGGCGCAGTGGTGCAGGCTGGCACGGAATTGTTCCGCTTGGTGCGGCAAAATCGCATTGAATGGCAGGCGGAAGTGGCCGGGCGGGATTTGGCGCAGATTCAACCCGGTCAGCGCGCCCAGTTGACGTTGCCCAGTGGCGAAAGTGTGAACGGCGAAGTGCGCCGGGTTGCGCCCACCCTGGATTCCAACACCCGCAACGCAACGGTGTACGTCAGCTTGCCGCCAGATAGCCCCGCCAAAGCCGGCATGTTTGCGCAAGGCGAGATTTTTATCGGCAAAACCCGGGCGTTATCCTTGCCGCAAGC
Encoded here:
- a CDS encoding electron transport protein DsrP; this translates as MKNMVYRELEGNSPGYYGLLGISAILVALGLFAAYNMEHHGHVITGMTNQIVWGMPHIFAIFLILAASGVLNVASIGSVFRKTFYSPLGRLSALLAITLLIGGLSILVLDLGHPDRLLVAMTTYNFKSIFAWNIYLYNGFLVIVAVYLWFMMERRMQRYYPVAGLVAFIWRLILTTGTGSIFGFLVAREAYNAAIMAPLFIALSLSLGLAAFILILLTDCTETHCPLGEGILHRPKSLLGVFVAAAFYFVLAYHFTNLYITERHGIEYFILVGGGIYTFLFWGGYLLIGTLLPLILIYHPQLNQSRKNITLAAVLVLIGGFSLLYVIIIGGQAYPLDIFPGMEVTASGFFDNSPVHSYVPSHWEIMLGIGGIAISVLLTTLALKILPFLPASLADADLDPQLLD
- a CDS encoding glycosyl transferase, family 3: MLTTTYYQEHPFAQYVRILGKGKNGSRPLTQAEAFAAMRMVMANEVEPVQLGAFMMLMRVKEETREELAGFIQAARDSFKLPTGLAEVDLDWSSYAGKRRHLPWFLLSTLLLAANGIRVFMHGTRGHTNGRIYTQDVLHYLGIQFARSVEEAAEQIKQTHFSYLPLEFLCPKLHEIIELRPLMGLRSPVHTLARMLNPFDAPYVMQGIFHPGYRPVHQEAAVLLNQPHLAAIKGEGGEIERDPDLECLVQSVHNGELNDEVWPPLFAKRHVKEEILDPQRLPALWRGEIEDEYAQGAIIGTTAVALKLMGKASSIDEAQEIARTMWENRPKAQYGLATALAS
- a CDS encoding sulfur oxidation protein DsrO; translated protein: MNEETTTPNRRDFLKNAAALAGITVAPGILLYSVSQAKPADQSVTSEQRWGMLIDVTQCTSGCDECVKACTVEHGLTEATRPEIAAHWIRKVGLRDKQTGQEYSLPVLCQHCEHPPCADVCPTGASFKRADGIVLVDKHICIGCRYCMMACPYKARSFIHETLENQKPYSPRGKGTVESCNFCVHRVDKGKNPACVEACQQAGHEAMIFGDLNDPYSKISEKLKIVKSTALRADMRLNPGVRYQGL
- a CDS encoding electron transport protein DsrJ, with the protein product MVQADEPATSERVPIPNPPKAKQHFSAEQACVEPLEIIRRNHGQFLKHQRDQTMHNGVRTQQHSLVECINCHVTPDDKGNYPNIHEGTQHFCRSCHAYAAVTIDCFQCHASKPEQATASQ
- a CDS encoding RND family efflux transporter MFP subunit, encoding MNIKQFLMVYLPLSLALSPFAQAEPSAPKAALTVTVTKPVKATWHTSVLAMGTLNAWQEAVIAAEVSGQRIAQVLVDVGDTVKQGQELALLAQESVQADLAQAQARVTQAEASLVEARANAGRARNLKADGALAAQQVDQYLTGEATAKANLAVQQAALQIQQIRLKQTRIVAVDDGVIISRSAMLGAVVQAGTELFRLVRQNRIEWQAEVAGRDLAQIQPGQRAQLTLPSGESVNGEVRRVAPTLDSNTRNATVYVSLPPDSPAKAGMFAQGEIFIGKTRALSLPQAAVIVRDGNNYVFEINNENHVLQRLVKTERREAGRVEILDGITDTASVAASGGAFLNEGDTVRVVDAPHDQPHDTLPAQKPQSEL